A part of Gemmatimonas groenlandica genomic DNA contains:
- a CDS encoding heme exporter protein CcmB, whose translation MSGGHTGATHKAPSYLADAWRIARKDLLIEFRTRSAFLAATVFAVLAVVIFRFTWDPTAIPAMDLAPGVLWVIFTFSGLLGLNRSFGLELAERAYDGLLASQVSREAIFTGKVIANFVFVMCVQALALPAVALFFDLSVGPSWGIIVGIVLLASLGLSAVGTLFAAIASNTRLAELLLPMMTLPFFVPLVIPAAQATAVVLRGQPIAEGMAWLKVLLAFDLVFVSACIVVFPFTIEE comes from the coding sequence GTGAGCGGGGGGCACACGGGTGCAACCCACAAGGCACCGTCGTATCTGGCCGACGCCTGGCGAATCGCCCGAAAAGACCTGCTGATCGAGTTCCGGACTCGGAGCGCGTTTCTGGCGGCGACAGTGTTCGCCGTGCTGGCGGTCGTGATTTTCCGTTTCACATGGGACCCCACGGCGATTCCGGCCATGGATCTCGCGCCGGGTGTGCTGTGGGTGATCTTCACCTTTTCTGGACTGCTGGGGCTCAACCGCTCGTTCGGGCTGGAACTCGCCGAACGGGCTTACGACGGCCTGCTCGCGTCGCAGGTGTCGCGCGAGGCCATCTTTACCGGGAAGGTGATCGCGAACTTCGTCTTCGTGATGTGCGTTCAAGCGTTGGCGCTTCCCGCCGTGGCGCTCTTCTTCGATCTTTCGGTCGGTCCGTCGTGGGGGATCATCGTGGGCATCGTGCTGCTCGCGTCCCTCGGGTTGTCGGCGGTCGGTACGTTGTTCGCGGCGATCGCCTCGAACACGCGACTGGCTGAGTTGTTGTTGCCGATGATGACGCTGCCGTTCTTTGTGCCGCTGGTGATTCCGGCAGCGCAGGCCACCGCGGTGGTGTTGCGGGGGCAGCCGATCGCCGAGGGTATGGCGTGGCTCAAGGTGTTGCTCGCGTTCGATCTCGTGTTTGTCTCAGCCTGTATCGTGGTGTTTCCGTTCACCATCGAGGAGTAG
- a CDS encoding cytochrome c biogenesis protein: MSSVSSAAPRPATLPEPKGFDAFLAIAIVAVIAACARALFFTPIDAMLGAAQKIFYVHVPAAIIGLYFACGLLFISSIMYLWIKDERLDRLAESSAEVGLVFMGIVLVTGPVWARTSWGTWWVWEARITSTLFLWLLVVGYLVLRSGVESIEVRARLSAVMGTLAALLVPFIHLTVKLFRGMHPEPVVLAPEKPKMPPEMLMSFGLSMAAFLLLFFALLRLRFRWATLRDARAAMEAA, encoded by the coding sequence ATGTCGTCGGTGTCGTCTGCTGCCCCGCGTCCGGCCACGTTGCCGGAGCCGAAGGGATTCGATGCGTTTCTCGCGATCGCGATCGTCGCGGTGATCGCGGCGTGTGCGCGCGCGCTCTTCTTCACGCCCATCGATGCGATGCTCGGCGCGGCACAGAAGATCTTCTATGTGCATGTGCCGGCGGCGATCATCGGTCTGTACTTCGCCTGCGGCCTGCTGTTCATCAGCAGCATCATGTATTTGTGGATCAAAGACGAGCGCCTCGATCGCTTAGCCGAGTCATCGGCTGAAGTGGGTCTCGTGTTTATGGGCATCGTACTGGTGACAGGCCCGGTCTGGGCGCGCACGAGCTGGGGCACCTGGTGGGTGTGGGAAGCGCGCATCACAAGCACGCTGTTCCTGTGGTTGCTGGTCGTGGGCTATCTCGTGCTGCGCAGCGGCGTGGAGTCGATCGAGGTGCGCGCGCGGTTGTCGGCGGTGATGGGCACGTTGGCCGCGTTGCTGGTGCCGTTTATTCACCTCACCGTGAAGCTGTTCCGCGGCATGCACCCGGAGCCCGTCGTGCTGGCGCCGGAGAAGCCCAAGATGCCGCCCGAGATGCTCATGTCGTTCGGCCTGTCGATGGCCGCGTTCCTGCTGCTGTTCTTCGCGCTGCTTCGACTTCGCTTTCGGTGGGCGACGCTGCGTGACGCACGCGCGGCCATGGAGGCGGCGTGA